One window from the genome of Candidatus Angelobacter sp. encodes:
- a CDS encoding DUF481 domain-containing protein, with product MTAITTEGLMKARLFSFVRVEVLVLIGTSCGLLRAQPAPSEDKRPKWESSAFAGLTLTRGNSDTLLGTANVLTGKKWGHNELSLGADGTYGETKLPGGTNTTKNAESIHGFGQYNWLFGERAYGLGRVDALHDAIADVEYRVTLSLGAGYYFVKTTNTVLSGEVGPGYVFEKLGSDDNSYATLRVGEKFTQKLSSHSRLWQSAELLPQVTDFGNYIVNAELGVEADINTHLGLNTVLQDTYKNHPAAGRKQNDLKLIAGLKYKF from the coding sequence GTGACAGCGATCACGACTGAAGGGTTGATGAAGGCCCGCTTGTTTTCGTTCGTGCGGGTCGAAGTGCTCGTTCTGATTGGGACATCCTGTGGACTGCTGCGGGCTCAGCCGGCGCCGTCGGAGGACAAAAGGCCGAAGTGGGAAAGCAGCGCCTTCGCCGGATTGACCCTGACCCGCGGGAACAGCGACACCCTGCTCGGCACCGCGAACGTCCTCACCGGTAAAAAGTGGGGCCACAATGAATTGAGTCTCGGCGCCGATGGCACGTACGGTGAAACGAAACTGCCGGGTGGGACGAACACAACGAAAAACGCCGAGTCCATCCACGGTTTCGGCCAGTACAACTGGCTGTTCGGTGAGCGGGCTTATGGCCTCGGCAGGGTGGACGCGCTGCACGACGCCATCGCGGACGTTGAATACCGCGTCACGCTCAGTCTCGGCGCCGGTTACTACTTCGTCAAAACGACGAATACGGTCCTGAGCGGGGAAGTCGGACCCGGCTATGTGTTCGAGAAACTTGGCAGCGATGACAACAGCTATGCCACGCTGCGCGTCGGAGAGAAGTTCACCCAGAAACTCAGCAGTCATTCCCGGTTGTGGCAGTCTGCGGAACTCCTGCCGCAGGTCACCGATTTCGGCAATTACATCGTCAACGCCGAGCTGGGCGTGGAGGCGGACATCAACACGCACCTGGGCTTGAACACGGTTTTGCAGGACACCTACAAGAATCATCCGGCGGCGGGACGAAAGCAAAACGACCTCAAGCTGATTGCCGGCTTAAAGTATAAATTTTAA